In the genome of Thunnus maccoyii chromosome 15, fThuMac1.1, whole genome shotgun sequence, one region contains:
- the LOC121913602 gene encoding major histocompatibility complex class I-related gene protein-like — translation MKTMELVFLLIFFPVTLSVKHSLKYFTTMSSGVKNFPDYVAVGLVDEVQWGYCDSISNTVEGKQDWSQKMFEDDPQHMELYTERCLSSQHKYKAHIDILKQQLNQTEGVHIFQRMHGCEWDDETGEVNGFVQFGYDGEDFIAFDLKTLTWIAPKPQAVITKHKWDRDTAHNEIRNYFITQECPEFVKRYLDLGKSSLLRTELPSVFLLQKTPSSPVSCHATGFHPYRAMMFWRKDGEELHEDVEHGEILLNHDGSFQMSVDLNLSSVTPEDWRRYECVFHLSGAKNDIVTKLDKKVIRTNWVSPSEFPAGPVIGGVVGLLLLLAVCITGVFIWRRRDNGFRPANSSDSSSSDPSSVKDAALD, via the exons ATGAAGACAATGgagcttgtttttctgctcatctTCTTTCCGGTCACACTTTCAG TGAAACACTCGCTGAAGTATTTCACCACAATGTCCTCTGGTGTCAAAAACTTCCCAGATTATGTGGCTGTTGGGTTGGTTGATGAAGTTCAATGGGGTTACTGTGACAGCATCAGTAACACAGTGGAAGGCAAACAGGACTggtcacaaaaaatgtttgaagatgATCCACAGCACATGGAGTTGTACACTGAGAGGTGTTTGTCAAGCCAACATAAATACAAAGCtcacattgacattttgaagcagcaactgaaccaaactgaag gtgtccaCATCTTCCAGAGGATGCATGGCTGTGAATGGGATGATGAGACTGGAGAGGTTAATGgttttgttcagtttggttATGATGGAGAAGACTTCATAGCATTTGACCTGAAGACACTGACCTGGATCGCTCCAAAACCACAAGCTGTCATCACCAAACACAAGTGGGACAGAGATACAGCTCACAATGAAATAAGGAACTACTTCATCACCCAGGAGTGCCCTGAGTTTGTGAAGAGATATTTGGACCTTGGGAAGAGCTCTCTGCTGAGAACAG AGCTTCCCtcagtgtttctcctccagaagactccctcctctccagtcagctgccacgCTACAGGTTTCCACCCTTACAGAGCCATgatgttctggaggaaagatggagaggagcttcaTGAGGATGTGGAACACGGAGAGATCCTACTCAACCATGATGGATCCTTCCAGATGAGTGTTGACCTGAACCTTTCATCAGTCACAcctgaagactggaggaggtacgaatgtgtgtttcatctctctggtgCAAAGAACGACATCGTCACCAAACTGGACAAAAAAGTGATCAGAACCAACTGGG tttctccctCAGAGTTCCCTGCTGGTCCTGTTATTGGAGGTGTtgtaggactgctgctgctcctggcagtctgcatcactggagtcttcatctggagaagaagagataatg GATTCAGGCCTGCAAACT CTTCAGACTCATCATCCTCTGATCCATCTTCAGTCAAAGATGCAGCTCTTGACTGA
- the LOC121913597 gene encoding major histocompatibility complex class I-related gene protein-like isoform X3, with protein MKTMELVFLLIFFPVTLSVKHSLKFFTTASSGVKNVPDFVAVGLVDEVPTGYCDSIRKTPEAKQNWTQKMFEDDPQHLEWYTQKCLLTQYDYKAHIDILKQQLNQSDGVHIFQRMDSCEWDDETGEVNGFVQFGYDGEDFLAFDLKTLTWIAPKPQAVITKHKRDRDRAHNERWNYFLTQYCPELVKRYLELGKSSLLRTELPSVSLLQKTPSSPVSCHATGFYPHRAEMFWRKDGEELHEDVEHGEILPNHDGSFQMSVDLNLSSVTPEDWRRYDCVFHLSGVKDNIVTKLDKAVIRTNWEFPAGPVIGGVVGLLLLLAVCITGVFIWRRRDNGFRPANSSDSSSSDPSSVKDAALN; from the exons ATGAAGACAATGgagcttgtttttctgctcatctTCTTTCCGGTCACACTTTCAG TGAAACACTCGCTGAAGTTTTTCACCACTGCATCCTCTGGAGTCAAAAATGTCCCAGATTTTGTGGCTGTTGGATTGGTTGATGAAGTTCCAACAGGATACTGTGACAGCATCAGAAAGACACCAGAAGCCAAACAGAACTggacacaaaaaatgtttgaagatgATCCACAACACTTGGAGTGGTACACTCAGAAGTGTTTGTTAACCCAATATGACTACAAGGCtcacattgacattttaaagcagCAACTGAACCAAAGTGACG gtgtccaCATCTTCCAGAGGATGGACAGCTGTGAGTGGGATGATGAGACTGGAGAGGTTAATGgttttgttcagtttggttATGATGGAGAAGACTTCTTAGCATTTGACCTGAAGACACTGACATGGATTGCTCCAAAACCACAAGCTGTCATCACCAAACACAAGCGGGACAGAGATAGAGCTCACAATGAAAGGTGGAACTACTTCCTCACCCAGTATTGCCCTGAGTTAGTGAAGAGATATTTGGAACTTGGGAAGAGCTCTCTGCTGAGAACAG AGCTTCCCTCAGTGTCTCTACTCCagaagactccctcctctccagtcagctgccacgCTACAGGTTTCTACCCTCACAGAGCCGAgatgttctggaggaaagatggagaggaacTTCATGAGGACGTGGAACATGGAGAGATCCTCCCCAACCATGATGGATCCTTCCAGATGAGTGTTGACCTGAACCTTTCATCAGTCACACCTGAAGATTGGAGGAGGTACGACTGTGTGTTTCACCTCTCTGGTGTCAAGGACAACATTGTCACCAAACTGGACAAAGCTGTGATCAGAACCAACTGGG AGTTCCCTGCTGGTCCTGTTATTGGAGGTGTtgtaggactgctgctgctcctggcagTCTGCATCACTGGAGTCTTCATCTGGAGAAGGAGAGATAATG GATTCAGGCCTGCAAACT cttCAGACTCGTCATCGTCTGATCCATCTTCAGTCAAAGATGCAGCTCTTAACTGA
- the LOC121913597 gene encoding major histocompatibility complex class I-related gene protein-like isoform X1 produces MKTMELVFLLIFFPVTLSVKHSLKFFTTASSGVKNVPDFVAVGLVDEVPTGYCDSIRKTPEAKQNWTQKMFEDDPQHLEWYTQKCLLTQYDYKAHIDILKQQLNQSDGVHIFQRMDSCEWDDETGEVNGFVQFGYDGEDFLAFDLKTLTWIAPKPQAVITKHKRDRDRAHNERWNYFLTQYCPELVKRYLELGKSSLLRTELPSVSLLQKTPSSPVSCHATGFYPHRAEMFWRKDGEELHEDVEHGEILPNHDGSFQMSVDLNLSSVTPEDWRRYDCVFHLSGVKDNIVTKLDKAVIRTNWVSPSEFPAGPVIGGVVGLLLLLAVCITGVFIWRRRDNGFRPANSSDSSSSDPSSVKDAALN; encoded by the exons ATGAAGACAATGgagcttgtttttctgctcatctTCTTTCCGGTCACACTTTCAG TGAAACACTCGCTGAAGTTTTTCACCACTGCATCCTCTGGAGTCAAAAATGTCCCAGATTTTGTGGCTGTTGGATTGGTTGATGAAGTTCCAACAGGATACTGTGACAGCATCAGAAAGACACCAGAAGCCAAACAGAACTggacacaaaaaatgtttgaagatgATCCACAACACTTGGAGTGGTACACTCAGAAGTGTTTGTTAACCCAATATGACTACAAGGCtcacattgacattttaaagcagCAACTGAACCAAAGTGACG gtgtccaCATCTTCCAGAGGATGGACAGCTGTGAGTGGGATGATGAGACTGGAGAGGTTAATGgttttgttcagtttggttATGATGGAGAAGACTTCTTAGCATTTGACCTGAAGACACTGACATGGATTGCTCCAAAACCACAAGCTGTCATCACCAAACACAAGCGGGACAGAGATAGAGCTCACAATGAAAGGTGGAACTACTTCCTCACCCAGTATTGCCCTGAGTTAGTGAAGAGATATTTGGAACTTGGGAAGAGCTCTCTGCTGAGAACAG AGCTTCCCTCAGTGTCTCTACTCCagaagactccctcctctccagtcagctgccacgCTACAGGTTTCTACCCTCACAGAGCCGAgatgttctggaggaaagatggagaggaacTTCATGAGGACGTGGAACATGGAGAGATCCTCCCCAACCATGATGGATCCTTCCAGATGAGTGTTGACCTGAACCTTTCATCAGTCACACCTGAAGATTGGAGGAGGTACGACTGTGTGTTTCACCTCTCTGGTGTCAAGGACAACATTGTCACCAAACTGGACAAAGCTGTGATCAGAACCAACTGGG tttctccctCAGAGTTCCCTGCTGGTCCTGTTATTGGAGGTGTtgtaggactgctgctgctcctggcagTCTGCATCACTGGAGTCTTCATCTGGAGAAGGAGAGATAATG GATTCAGGCCTGCAAACT cttCAGACTCGTCATCGTCTGATCCATCTTCAGTCAAAGATGCAGCTCTTAACTGA
- the LOC121913597 gene encoding major histocompatibility complex class I-related gene protein-like isoform X4, whose translation MKTMELVFLLIFFPVTLSVKHSLKFFTTASSGVKNVPDFVAVGLVDEVPTGYCDSIRKTPEAKQNWTQKMFEDDPQHLEWYTQKCLLTQYDYKAHIDILKQQLNQSDGVHIFQRMDSCEWDDETGEVNGFVQFGYDGEDFLAFDLKTLTWIAPKPQAVITKHKRDRDRAHNERWNYFLTQYCPELVKRYLELGKSSLLRTELPSVSLLQKTPSSPVSCHATGFYPHRAEMFWRKDGEELHEDVEHGEILPNHDGSFQMSVDLNLSSVTPEDWRRYDCVFHLSGVKDNIVTKLDKAVIRTNWVSPSEFPAGPVIGGVVGLLLLLAVCITGVFIWRRRDNASDSSSSDPSSVKDAALN comes from the exons ATGAAGACAATGgagcttgtttttctgctcatctTCTTTCCGGTCACACTTTCAG TGAAACACTCGCTGAAGTTTTTCACCACTGCATCCTCTGGAGTCAAAAATGTCCCAGATTTTGTGGCTGTTGGATTGGTTGATGAAGTTCCAACAGGATACTGTGACAGCATCAGAAAGACACCAGAAGCCAAACAGAACTggacacaaaaaatgtttgaagatgATCCACAACACTTGGAGTGGTACACTCAGAAGTGTTTGTTAACCCAATATGACTACAAGGCtcacattgacattttaaagcagCAACTGAACCAAAGTGACG gtgtccaCATCTTCCAGAGGATGGACAGCTGTGAGTGGGATGATGAGACTGGAGAGGTTAATGgttttgttcagtttggttATGATGGAGAAGACTTCTTAGCATTTGACCTGAAGACACTGACATGGATTGCTCCAAAACCACAAGCTGTCATCACCAAACACAAGCGGGACAGAGATAGAGCTCACAATGAAAGGTGGAACTACTTCCTCACCCAGTATTGCCCTGAGTTAGTGAAGAGATATTTGGAACTTGGGAAGAGCTCTCTGCTGAGAACAG AGCTTCCCTCAGTGTCTCTACTCCagaagactccctcctctccagtcagctgccacgCTACAGGTTTCTACCCTCACAGAGCCGAgatgttctggaggaaagatggagaggaacTTCATGAGGACGTGGAACATGGAGAGATCCTCCCCAACCATGATGGATCCTTCCAGATGAGTGTTGACCTGAACCTTTCATCAGTCACACCTGAAGATTGGAGGAGGTACGACTGTGTGTTTCACCTCTCTGGTGTCAAGGACAACATTGTCACCAAACTGGACAAAGCTGTGATCAGAACCAACTGGG tttctccctCAGAGTTCCCTGCTGGTCCTGTTATTGGAGGTGTtgtaggactgctgctgctcctggcagTCTGCATCACTGGAGTCTTCATCTGGAGAAGGAGAGATAATG cttCAGACTCGTCATCGTCTGATCCATCTTCAGTCAAAGATGCAGCTCTTAACTGA
- the LOC121913597 gene encoding major histocompatibility complex class I-related gene protein-like isoform X2, whose translation MKRIMLLPLFCHVVSPVKHSLKFFTTASSGVKNVPDFVAVGLVDEVPTGYCDSIRKTPEAKQNWTQKMFEDDPQHLEWYTQKCLLTQYDYKAHIDILKQQLNQSDGVHIFQRMDSCEWDDETGEVNGFVQFGYDGEDFLAFDLKTLTWIAPKPQAVITKHKRDRDRAHNERWNYFLTQYCPELVKRYLELGKSSLLRTELPSVSLLQKTPSSPVSCHATGFYPHRAEMFWRKDGEELHEDVEHGEILPNHDGSFQMSVDLNLSSVTPEDWRRYDCVFHLSGVKDNIVTKLDKAVIRTNWVSPSEFPAGPVIGGVVGLLLLLAVCITGVFIWRRRDNGFRPANSSDSSSSDPSSVKDAALN comes from the exons TGAAACACTCGCTGAAGTTTTTCACCACTGCATCCTCTGGAGTCAAAAATGTCCCAGATTTTGTGGCTGTTGGATTGGTTGATGAAGTTCCAACAGGATACTGTGACAGCATCAGAAAGACACCAGAAGCCAAACAGAACTggacacaaaaaatgtttgaagatgATCCACAACACTTGGAGTGGTACACTCAGAAGTGTTTGTTAACCCAATATGACTACAAGGCtcacattgacattttaaagcagCAACTGAACCAAAGTGACG gtgtccaCATCTTCCAGAGGATGGACAGCTGTGAGTGGGATGATGAGACTGGAGAGGTTAATGgttttgttcagtttggttATGATGGAGAAGACTTCTTAGCATTTGACCTGAAGACACTGACATGGATTGCTCCAAAACCACAAGCTGTCATCACCAAACACAAGCGGGACAGAGATAGAGCTCACAATGAAAGGTGGAACTACTTCCTCACCCAGTATTGCCCTGAGTTAGTGAAGAGATATTTGGAACTTGGGAAGAGCTCTCTGCTGAGAACAG AGCTTCCCTCAGTGTCTCTACTCCagaagactccctcctctccagtcagctgccacgCTACAGGTTTCTACCCTCACAGAGCCGAgatgttctggaggaaagatggagaggaacTTCATGAGGACGTGGAACATGGAGAGATCCTCCCCAACCATGATGGATCCTTCCAGATGAGTGTTGACCTGAACCTTTCATCAGTCACACCTGAAGATTGGAGGAGGTACGACTGTGTGTTTCACCTCTCTGGTGTCAAGGACAACATTGTCACCAAACTGGACAAAGCTGTGATCAGAACCAACTGGG tttctccctCAGAGTTCCCTGCTGGTCCTGTTATTGGAGGTGTtgtaggactgctgctgctcctggcagTCTGCATCACTGGAGTCTTCATCTGGAGAAGGAGAGATAATG GATTCAGGCCTGCAAACT cttCAGACTCGTCATCGTCTGATCCATCTTCAGTCAAAGATGCAGCTCTTAACTGA